Proteins from a single region of Trichoderma asperellum chromosome 3, complete sequence:
- a CDS encoding uncharacterized protein (EggNog:ENOG41~antiSMASH:Cluster_3.2~SMCOG1052:Terpene synthase/cyclase metal-binding domain protein): MTVLLVRDIVVKCMPGVIQITDNAAKPFDEREEVIRRALNKKVLVPNILELMPAWPSEFQPDIDEINVKVDEWLKTVNVAKEKKLKHRTRGNYTLLAGIYYPHCKKEKMLALSQFLYWIFFWDDEIDTGGDLTEDREGTILCCAETNKCIDDCLGPSPNYTPPSGSRGTVEILYPILRDLRAGLGPVSTMRLKKELHDYVNGVSNQQKVRQEDHLPNPWDHFQMRVDDVGVIPSITQNEYAMEFELPDWIRKHEAMEEIVLQCTKLTILLNEILSLQKEFRVSQLENLCLLFMNTYNISIEQSINKILGLLKDHYTICTEAEARIPWSTTDEKLNSDIREYIRGCQRLATGTACWR; encoded by the exons ATGACTGTCCTTTTGGTACGTGACATTGTGGTTAAATGTATGCCTGGTGTCATTCAGATCACAGATAATGCCGCCAAGCCATTCGATGAGCGCGAAGAGGTTATAAGAAGAGCTCTAAACAAGAAAGTTCTTGTTCCAAACATTCTGGAACTAATGCCTGCGTGGCCTAGCGAATTTCAGCCGGACATTGATGAGATTAATGTGAAGGTCGATGAATGGCTGAAAAC tgTGAACGTtgcaaaggagaaaaaacTAAAACACCGTACTCGAGGAAATTATACTCTTCTAGCAGGCATTTATTATCCACactgcaaaaaagaaaagatgctgGCTCTCTCTCAGTTTTTATACTGG ATCTTCTTTTGGGACGATG AAATTGATACAGGTGGAGACCTCACCGAAGATAGAGAAGGCACAATTCTGTGCTGTGCCGAGACTAATAAGTGCATTGATGATTGCCTTGGCCCTAGTCCTAACTATACACCTCCTTCTGGCTCTCGAGGCACCGTGGAGATCCTCTATCCCATCTTGAGAGATCTTCGGGCTGGTCTTGGCCCTGTCTCAACTATGCGGTTGAAAAAAGAGCTCCACGATTACGTCAATGGTGTTAGCAACCAACAGAAAGTGCGCCAGGAAGATCACCTTCCAAATCCTTGGGATCATTTCCAGATGCGAGTTGATGATGTTGGAGTCATTCCAAGTATCACCCAGAATGAATATGCCATGGAGTTTGAGCTTCCAGATTGGATTCGCAAACATGAAGCCATGGAGGAGATTGTTCTGCAATGCACTAAACTGACAATCCTATTAAATGAGATCTTGTCCCTACAAAAGGAATTC CGTGTTTCTCAACTAGAGAATCTCTGTCTCCTTTTTATGAAcacttataatatatctatTGAACAATCTATTAATAAGATTCTTGGCCTTCTGAAAGATCACTACACCATCTGCACTGAGGCAGAGGCCAGAATTCCTTGGAGTA
- a CDS encoding uncharacterized protein (antiSMASH:Cluster_3.2~SMCOG1193:glutathione S-transferase), whose amino-acid sequence MQSLLSRTFICHLRQYTPREFALGTRTLCTAQRQVQSVGMGIKTDITLYTALTPNGIKVPILLEELELEYKLYHVKLRENEQKLPWFLDINPNGRIPAMTDTWVNGKQHRIFESGAILEYLVERYDKENRFSYPKDSPEYWEVKSWLSWQIGGLGPMQGQLEHFRRYAAEKIEYGINRYDNETHRLYNTMEAHLAKSPHGLLVGDRITIADIACLGWVANHDLDGVPLDKYPYLEKWLKKLLARPSYEKAQRMLS is encoded by the exons ATGCAATCTCTTTTGAGCCGTACATTTATCTGCCATCTACGACAATACACGCCTCGCGAATTTGCTCTTGGTACAAGGACACTTTGCACTGCACAGCGACAAGTCCAATCTGTCGGCATGGGTATCAAGACTGACATCACGCTTTACACCGCGTTAACACCAAATGGGATCAAGGTTCCGATCCTGCTTGAGGAACTTGAGCTTGAATACAAG TTATACCATGTTAAGCTAAGGGAGAACGAGCAGAAACTACCTTGGTTTCTAGACATCAACCCCAATGGCCGGATCCCCGCTATGACTGATACATGGGTGAACGGAAAGCAGCACCGTATTTTTGAAAGCGGAGCAATCCTTGAGTACCTTGTTGAACGCTATGATAAGGAGAACAGGTTCTCATACCCAAAGGACTCCCCTGAATATTGGGAGGTAAAGAGTTGG CTCTCTTGGCAGATCGGCGGCCTTGGCCCTATGCAAGGGCAATTAGAACATTTTAGGA GATATGCAGCAGAGAAGATTGAGTACGGTATTAACCGTTATGATAATGAGACCCATCGCCTCTATAACACTATGGAAGCTCACCTGGCTAAGTCTCCTCATGGACTGCTTGTCGGTGACCGCATTACTATAGCTGATATAGCCTGCCTAGGCTGGGTTGCCAACCACG ACCTAGATGGCGTTCCTCTCGATAAGTACCCTTATCTAGAAAAatggctgaagaagctcttgGCGCGCCCAAGCTACGAAAAAGCCCAGAGGATGCTATCATAG
- a CDS encoding putative secondary metabolism biosynthetic enzyme (EggNog:ENOG41~SMCOG1001:short-chain dehydrogenase/reductase SDR~antiSMASH:Cluster_3.2), whose translation MPYSLKGRNVLVTGGSRGLGAIICKKFAQEGANVAINYVSNSTAAQTLADTLAKDYSSKIFVIQGDAEKRDDNVRIVQETVKNLGGLDIIIANAGWTKPSKFGDLHALTDDEWNKCWAVNVMSHLQLVQEAAPIFNANPEGGVYLITSSVAGISNRGSSMAYSVSKAAGLQLMKNLAFTQGPKIRVNAILPGLMLTEWGQRFGPEIIEKVKGASTLKRETDLDDAADAFISAAKNASMTGQEIVIDSGLNMGTY comes from the exons ATGCCTTACTCACTGAAAGGAAGAAACGTTCTGGTCACCGGGGGCTCTAG AGGTCTTGGGGCCATCATCTGTAAGAAATTCGCCCAAGAGGGAGCTAATGTCGCAATCAATTACGTTTCCAATTCAACAGCAGCCCAAACATTGGCGGACACTTTGGCAAAGGATTATTCCAGCAAAATATTCGTCATCCAAGGC GACGCCGAAAAACGAGACGACAATGTTCGCATCGTTCAAGAAACAGTAAAAAATCTTGGCGGACTCGATATTATTATTGCAAATGCCGGGTGGACCAAGCCGAGCAAGTTTGGCGATCTCCATGCACTAACTGATGACGAGTGGAACAAG TGTTGGGCAGTCAATGTCATGTCTCATCTGCAACTCGTACAAGAAGCCGCGCCAATCTTCAATGCGAATCCCGAAGGAGGTGTCTATCTGATCACCTCTTCTGTCGCA GGAATTAGCAATCGTGGAAGTAGCATGGCCTACTCTGTTTCCAAGGCTGCTGGGTTGCAGCTCATGAAGAACCTCGCATTCACTCAAGGGCCTAAGATTCGAGTAAATGCTATTCTCCCTGGTCTTATGCTTACCGAATGG GGCCAGCGGTTTGGACCAGAAATTATTGAAAAAGTCAAAGGCGCATCCACGCTGAAGCGCGAG ACTGATCTTGACGACGCCGCCGATGCGTTCATTTCCGCGGCTAAGAATGCTTCTATGACTGGCCAAGAAATTGTAATTG ATTCTGGACTTAATATGGGCACGTATTGA
- a CDS encoding uncharacterized protein (EggNog:ENOG41~antiSMASH:Cluster_3.2) has product MYDDKAPPRSADVGVLIDAPKTHLPDGITLLSSDKIDHRADEEIAAWLQKRHPVTSDKNIWTFWHSGFAQMRPWVQRNVINWVRRLGPDWTVHVVDRVDGSETSIFNYIDASFFPQTFIDGTMDGHKAHQGDLVRLPLLWKYGGLWMDAGLILLRHVDDICWKRIEDPESPYELSAVALMHLPDTYTPLNGFLATKRNNPFIKRWHDIYVALWDGVTNAAGFHRHPLLCHLPIFRPPSSATNLTPVEINYEAFSDYVAHYMCCERLRKLSDPNDGFNGAEWYNKHMLLLNAREEMFYAQEISQWDAQRQFNLLSMTRSGNDVIADKEWQEAEDFVTSVLANTSMVKLPHGPGSGGIALKMLADIWDDEENHNKDNEEGTFAAYLRYGSTHFDQKREVKKLEWQNPEEEVYNVGYLEPVKC; this is encoded by the coding sequence ATGTATGATGATAAAGCACCTCCTCGGTCGGCAGACGTCGGCGTGCTAATAGACGCTCCGAAAACACATCTTCCGGATGGAATCACACTTTTATCTTCGGACAAGATTGACCATCGCGCGGATGAAGAGATCGCAGCATGGCTTCAAAAGCGTCACCCCGTCACCTCTGACAAGAATATCTGGACATTCTGGCACTCTGGCTTTGCTCAAATGCGACCATGGGTACAGCGAAATGTTATTAACTGGGTCCGTCGGCTGGGTCCCGATTGGACTGTCCATGTAGTGGATCGTGTCGACGGCTCAGAGACGAGCATCTTCAATTACATCGatgcctctttctttccgCAGACTTTTATTGATGGCACTATGGATGGCCACAAGGCGCATCAGGGCGACTTGGTGCGCTTGCCTCTGCTATGGAAGTATGGAGGCCTGTGGATGGATGCAGGCCTAATATTGCTGCGACATGTCGATGATATTTGCTGGAAGCGAATTGAGGATCCCGAGTCTCCTTATGAACTGAGTGCGGTGGCTTTGATGCACTTGCCGGACACTTACACTCCACTAAATGGATTTCTAGCCACCAAGCGGAACAATCCCTTCATCAAACGGTGGCACGATATCTATGTTGCGCTTTGGGATGGAGTCACCAACGCAGCGGGATTCCATCGACATCCACTTTTGTGCCATTTGCCTATATTCCGCCCTCCCTCAAGTGCGACCAATTTGACACCCGTGGAGATTAATTATGAAGCCTTCAGCGATTATGTGGCTCATTACATGTGTTGTGAGCGACTGAGAAAATTAAGCGACCCAAACGACGGCTTCAACGGTGCAGAATGGTATAACAAACATATGCTCTTACTCAACGCCCGAGAGGAGATGTTTTACGCCCAAGAAATATCTCAATGGGATGCACAACGCCAATTCAATCTTCTATCGATGACAAGATCTGGAAATGATGTTATTGCAGACAAGGAATGGCAGGAGGCTGAGGATTTTGTAACATCTGTGCTGGCAAACACGTCTATGGTGAAGCTGCCTCACGGACCCGGCAGCGGCGGAATAGcgttgaagatgctggctgATATATGGGATGATGAGGAAAATCACAATAAAGATAATGAAGAGGGAACGTTTGCCGCCTATTTGCGATATGGTTCTACACATTTTGATCAGAAGCGGGAGGTTAAGAAGCTTGAGTGGCAGAAcccggaagaagaagtttatAATGTCGGCTACCTAGAGCCTGTCAAATGCTAG
- the MUS23 gene encoding Double-strand break repair protein mus-23 (BUSCO:EOG092D2570), translated as MPEFAEADTIRILIATDNHVGYEERDAIRKDDSWRTFDEIMTLARTEDVDMVLLAGDLFHDNKPSRKSLYQVMRTLRKNCLGMKPCPLEFLSDAADVFEGAFPHVNYEDPDINISIPVFSIHGNHDDPSGDGNYCSLDLLQAAGLLNYYGRVAEADNIQAKPILLQKGETKLALYGLSNVRDERMFRTFRDHKVKWFRPGTQTGEWFNLLAVHQNHHAHTATSHLPENVLPDWLDLIVWGHEHECLIDPAKNPETGFHVMQPGSSVATSLVPGEAVQKHVAVLSVNNKTFKVDKFPLKTVRPFVTREIVLSQDKRFRGLDTKKDNRHEVTKRLMEVIEEMIAEANADWEAIQTDDEALEDRPLPLIRLKVEYTAPEGGQFDCENPQRLSNRFVGRVANTNDVVYYYRKKKASSKNTQANTLEVLESLGGDSAETIKVENLVNQFLSAQSLKVLPQGPFGEAVNQFVSKDDKHAMELFVSEHLSGQVRQMLGLEPGDEDLNNAMETYKQRVEQRMATAGSLGKMAQGERKRILKPKPDGWDSDFDGNWENEPGAWVYEDDAPPSLQATGSSQKAQSRDDEMLDLDDEPPAAKPKRAPARATKAAPTKKAAAAKKPPARRGRKPFEDSEEEEEPPEEDVVMDSDGIEAPSPPKPAARTTRRGQNAKSTAAASKPAATKKTAARGAAAAKTRQTKLNFSQGATQDKAVEISDDEISDDDAFEPAPVASRTRRK; from the exons ATGCCCGAGTTTGCTG AGGCAGACACGATCCGCATCCTGATTGCGACGGACAATCATGTGGGATACGAGGAGCGAGATGCGATCCGCAAAGACGACAGCTGGCGGACGTTTGACGAGATCATGACTCTGGCCCGCACAGAGGAC GTCGACATGGTGCTGCTTGCCGGCGACCTATTCCACGACAACAAGCCTTCTCGAAAGTCCCTCTACCAGGTCATGCGCACGCTCCGCAAGAACTGCCTGGGGATGAAGCCATGCCCGCTCGAGTTTCTCTCTGATGCTGCCGATGTCTTTGAGGGAGCCTTCCCCCACGTCAATTACGAAGATCCCGACATAAATATCTCGATCCCTGTCTTTTCTATTCATGGCAATCACGATGATCCATCTGGCGATGGAAACTACTGTTCATTGGATTTACTGCAGGCGGCAGGCCTGCTAAACTACTACGGCAGAGTCGCCGAGGCGGATAATATCCAGGCGAAGCCGATTCTGCTACAAAAGGGCGAGACGAAGCTTGCGCTGTATGGGCTGAGCAATGTGCGTGATGAGCGCATGTTTAGGACATTCCGAGACCACAAAGTCAAATGGTTCCGCCCTGGCACGCAAACTGGCGAGTGGTTCAACCTGCTTGCTGTCCATCAAAACCACCATGCCCACACGGCCACGTCACATTTACCGGAGAATGTGCTTCCGGATTGGCTTGATCTAATTGTCTGGGGGCATGAGCATGAGTGTTTGATCGATCCCGCAAAGAATCCAGAGACTGGCTTCCATGTGATGCAGCCGGGGTCGTCGGTAGCGACTTCATTAGTACCGGGAGAGGCTGTCCAGAAGCATGTCGCGGTGCTGAGCGTCAATAACAAGACATTTAAAGTCGACAAGTTCCCCCTCAAAACGGTTCGACCATTTGTTACAAGGGAAATTGTTCTCTCTCAAGACAAACGTTTCCGAGGATTAGACACAAAAAAGGACAATCGACATGAGGTTACGAAACGGTTAATGGAGGTGATTGAGGAAATGATTGCAGAGGCAAACGCAGACTGGGAGGCTATTCAGACAGATGATGAGGCGTTGGAAGATCGACCTCTACCCCTTATCCGCTTAAAAGTTGAGTATACCGCTCCAGAGGGCGGCCAATTCGACTGTGAGAATCCACAACGGCTTTCAAACCGATTTGTGGGCAGAGTTGCCAACACCAACGATGTGGTTTACTATtacagaaagaagaaggcctccA GCAAAAATACGCAGGCGAACACACTAGAGGTTCTTGAATCCCTCGGGGGTGATTCAGCCGAGACGATCAAAGTGGAAAATCTCGTCAATCAGTTTCTTTCGGCGCAATCTCTCAAAGTGCTCCCACAAGGTCCCTTTGGCGAAGCGGTCAATCAGTTCGTTTCCAAGGACGATAAACACGCTATGGAGCTTTTTGTATCAGAACACTTGTCTGGACAGGTCAGACAGATGCTGGGTCTCGAACCTGGCGATGAGGACCTAAACAATGCCATGGAGACTTACAAGCAGAGAGTAGAGCAGCGGATGGCTACCGCCGGTAGCTTGGGGAAAATGGCACAAGGCGAACGAAAGAGGATACTGAAGCCCAAGCCAGACGGATGGGATTCGGACTTTGATGGTAACTGGGAGAACGAACCTGGTGCGTGGGTATACGAAGATGACGCGCCGCCAAGCCTGCAAGCTACCGGTTCATCGCAAAAAGCACAGTCTAGAGATGATGAAATGCTAGATTTGGATGATGAGCCACCGGCAGCAAAGCCGAAGAGAGCTCCTGCACGAGCGACAAAGGCTGCGCCGACTAagaaggctgctgcggctAAAAAACCGCCCGCTCGGCGTGGCCGAAAGCCTTTTGAGGacagcgaggaggaggaggagccgcCAGAGGAAGACGTAGTGATGGATTCAGATGGAATAGAGGCTCCCTCACCACCTAAACCAGCTGCAAGAACGACTAGGCGCGGACAGAATGCGAAGAGTACAGCCGCTGCTAGCAAACCTGCGGCAACAAAGAAGACGGCAGCGAGAGGTGCCGCGGCGGCCAAGACGCGGCAGACAAAGCTCAATTTTTCACAGGGAGCGACGCAGGATAAGGCGGTTGAGATTAGCGATGACGAAATATCGGACGATGATGCATTTGAACCGGCGCCGGTAGCGAGTCGGACGAGAAGAAAGTGA
- a CDS encoding uncharacterized protein (EggNog:ENOG41~MEROPS:MER0215827), translating to MTDVATRPNPPLRNDEDATISDAVTRQQQPLPSSSSASTTNIDSSSAIHHEEAIEMDAAAPSTASAGESDLDDDDDSAADQVEAVSITVSHRGQKLPFELEADNTVMDLFCEIEAVLEIPIQNIKVMVPKGPFIKYPFKDPEYSVKNLAGKTISVMGSTANDVQAVQTMCHKLHKLRAARDAQRSKAKAKTTRRRTAASPEDLKYTFMQVRPLSGLPHPERSLKLLMRLKEDPGIKAAMKKHKFTVALLTEMEPLAHTESTHEGTTRILGLNRNQGEVIELRLRTDAHDGYRDYKTIRKTLCHELTHNVHGPHDRQFWDLCHQIEREVDAADWKSSGRTIGESSRYHISGQDEEEDVHEDDGGWTGGEFVLGGSKVSSAGLSRREILAQAALERQRKEVEEEATAVEAVEKGWRPCQRPQPPNNDRNL from the coding sequence ATGACTGATGTCGCGACTCGTCCCAACCCTCCCCTGCGAAATGACGAAGACGCCACCATCAGCGATGCAGTAAcaagacagcagcaacctctgccatcgtcatcatcagcatcaacaacaaacatcgacagcagcagcgctattCACCATGAAGAAGCCATCGAGATGGACGCTGCAGCGCCGTCAACTGCATCCGCAGGCGAGTCGGACctagacgacgacgacgacagtGCCGCCGACCAAGTCGAGGCCGTGAGCATCACCGTATCGCATCGTGGCCAGAAGCTGCCCTTTGAGCTGGAGGCCGACAACACCGTCATGGATCTGTTCTGCGAGATCGAAGCCGTCCTCGAGATCCCCATCCAGAACATCAAAGTCATGGTGCCCAAGGGGCCGTTCATCAAATACCCCTTCAAAGACCCCGAGTACTCGGTAAAGAACCTCGCCGGCAAGACAATCTCTGTCATGGGATCGACCGCAAACGATGTCCAGGCCGTGCAGACCATGTGTCACAAGCTGCACAAGCTCAGGGCCGCCCGCGATGCCCAGCGATCAAAGGCCAAGGCAAAGACCACCCGCCGTCGCACAGCCGCATCACCAGAGGACCTCAAATACACCTTTATGCAAGTGCGGCCGCTGAGCGGGTTGCCTCATCCGGAGCGCAGCCTGAAGCTGCTGATGCGACTCAAGGAGGATCCGGGCATCAAGGCGGCAATGAAGAAGCACAAATTCACTGTGGCGCTGTTGACGGAGATGGAGCCGCTGGCACACACCGAGTCAACGCATGAGGGCACGACACGCATCTTGGGACTGAACCGCAACCAGGGCGAGGTGATTGAGTTGCGTCTGAGGACTGATGCGCACGACGGATATCGTGACTACAAGACAATTCGCAAGACCTTATGCCACGAGCTCACCCACAACGTTCATGGGCCCCATGACAGACAATTCTGGGACCTCTGCCACCAGATTGAGCGTGAGGTCGACGCAGCCGACTGGAAGTCCAGCGGCCGGACAATCGGCGAATCATCGCGCTACCACATCTCAGgccaggatgaagaggaagacgtaCATGAAGACGACGGCGGTTGGACAGGCGGCGAGTTTGTGCTGGGCGGCAGCAAGGTGAGCAGCGCGGGACTCAGCCGACGAGAGATTCTGGCGCAGGCGGCGCTGGAGAGACAGCGAAAAgaagtggaggaggaggcgacCGCTGTGGAGGCGGTGGAAAAGGGATGGCGGCCGTGCCAGAGACCACAGCCACCGAACAATGATCGCAACTTGTGA
- a CDS encoding uncharacterized protein (EggNog:ENOG41) — translation MADPTGRTILRINFGDIDDRPLALTGATKYRFRFLEGDALAHKSTIHVLEFDQLPAEPYAVISYVWRGLPAHPGAKSPLPNIHVEGADGADPISVEVLRLISLAAENHGCRLIWLDALCILQAHEDDKAWQIQRMYDLYRNCKTCIVAPGGLQRLVAPNEETNWMTRAWTLQEAIAPPEVHCIFSWSLGNCMMQSNFSLRIEEIEKGVAAVAPLGPTLTTAMKGTGFQMLDWSGKSIQKPSPDFQIRMFGDRSGCYPQMRELVDAIDMKGKTGMYTAIWRSSFMRMAKYPVDSVYSIMGIMGVTLDTTKFGHDDRLEATIALMQAILARGEHAEWLAIATKVVPNPRLSTLPAFPQTDASRKPVLESREGMKDITDVMDTGWRVTDTPKGIMSDDGYFRFSALSASVRLSQNQEQESTASADEFGSETGGNWEVMPQSSDGGSHKAVFVGRWEQYRNGAFGLMRNPCDHALMLIEEHAPGRFHNVGYAFVPEGVVKTGNWKEGVFEVGGPK, via the coding sequence ATGGCAGATCCAACAGGCCGGACAATTTTGCGCATCAATTTCGGTGATATTGATGATCGGCCATTAGCCCTAACTGGAGCTACGAAATACCGATTTCGTTTCTTGGAGGGTGACGCGCTCGCCCACAAGTCAACCATCCATGTACTGGAATTCGATCAGCTGCCCGCAGAGCCGTATGCCGTGATATCATACGTCTGGAGGGGCCTTCCGGCTCACCCCGGTGCGAAATCTCCGCTGCCGAATATTCACGTTGAAGGCGCCGATGGGGCTGATCCGATATCCGTGGAAGTGCTGAGGCTCATCTCGCTGGCGGCAGAGAATCACGGATGTAGACTAATCTGGTTGGATGCGCTGTGCATTCTCCAAGCCCATGAAGACGACAAGGCGTGGCAGATTCAGCGCATGTATGACTTGTATCGAAATTGCAAAACGTGCATCGTTGCGCCGGGCGGCCTTCAGCGCCTTGTGGCTCCCAATGAGGAGACAAACTGGATGACGAGAGCCTGGACGCTTCAGGAGGCGATTGCGCCGCCTGAGGTGCACTGCATATTCTCGTGGAGCCTTGGGAATTGTATGATGCAGTCGAATTTCTCGCTGAGGATTGAGGAGATCGAAAAAGGAGTCGCAGCAGTTGCCCCTCTCGGCCCCACCTTGACGACGGCTATGAAAGGAACTGGATTTCAGATGCTTGACTGGTCTGGGAAATCGATTCAGAAGCCATCTCCCGACTTTCAAATCAGGATGTTTGGTGACAGGTCAGGATGCTATCCTCAGATGAGGGAGCTTGTCGATGCTATTGACATGAAGGGCAAGACGGGCATGTATACCGCCATTTGGAGGTCTTCATTTATGCGTATGGCCAAATACCCGGTAGATTCGGTGTACAGCATCATGGGTATCATGGGAGTGACGCTGGATACTACCAAATTTGGCCATGATGATCGGCTGGAGGCCACGATTGCTTTGATGCAGGCCATCTTGGCGAGGGGAGAACATGCCGAATGGCTTGCTATTGCAACAAAAGTGGTGCCGAACCCACGATTGTCAACCTTGCCGGCTTTTCCTCAGACAGATGCCTCCCGGAAACCTGTTCTGGAATCAAGAGAGGGCATGAAGGATATTACAGATGTCATGGACACGGGTTGGAGGGTTACAGACACACCCAAGGGAATAATGAGCGATGATGGGTATTTCCGATTTAGTGCCTTGTCGGCATCTGTGAGACTGAGCCAGAACCAGGAACAAGAGTCTACTGCTTCTGCGGACGAATTTGGCTCTGAAACTGGGGGCAATTGGGAGGTGATGCCACAGAGCAGTGACGGCGGGTCGCACAAGGCCGTCTTTGTAGGTCGCTGGGAGCAGTATAGAAATGGGGCGTTTGGGTTGATGAGAAACCCGTGCGATCATGCTTTGATGTTGATTGAGGAGCATGCGCCTGGGAGGTTTCATAACGTGGGATATGCGTTTGTGCCGGAAGGGGTTGTGAAGACGGGGAATTGGAAGGAGGGTGTGTTTGAGGTTGGAGGTCCTAAATGA
- a CDS encoding uncharacterized protein (TransMembrane:1 (o220-240i)): MPEATASGTDAGGTARHREHNQGNQGRTYTVDQKAAVLRIRKCKATAFYDILGLESVRSTCSDSDIKKAYRKQSLLTHPDKNGHEHADEAFKMVSRAFGILGDKEKREKYDKYGTDPDSRFESARAQNPFSGFGSRQAAAAGGGGWDDEMSPEEMFARFFGGGGGPFGGGGGPFGGGFGGPQFVFNFGGGPGIRVHQFGGGVPRARPREAQGRQPEREPFGLQTLLGLLPILLFFILPLISSIFSGGSSSTPAIPPMVYDKPQDPYTVGRTTPNLKIKYFVAHSDVASYSGSKLNQLDRTVEINRVRDLRNKCESEALYKRQLRENAMGWFYQDPEKMAVADAYKMPSCERLEKMGVSR; the protein is encoded by the exons atGCCAGAAGCCACAGCCTCCGGTACCGACGCGGGCGGCACCGCTCGCCACCGCGAACATAATCAGGGCAATCAAGGCCGCACCTACACCGTTGACCAAAAGGCTGCCGTTCTTCGGATCCGGAAATGCAAGGCCACCGCCTTTTACGACATCCTGGGCCTTGAGAGCGTCCGATCCACGTGCAGCGACTCGGACATCAAGAAGGCCTACAGGAAACAGTCGCTGTTGACGCACCCCGACAAGAATGGCCACGAGCACGCCGATGAGGCCTTCAAGATGGTCAGCCGCGCGTTTGGCATCTTGGgcgacaaggagaagagggagaagtaCGATAAGTACGGCACTGATCCGGACAGTCGGTTTGAGAGCGCTCGCGCACAGAACCCGTTCTCGGGCTTTGGATCGCGGCAGGCTGCAGCGGCAGGAGGCGGTGGCTGGGACGATGAAATGAGCCCAGAGGAAATGTTTGCGCGCTTctttggcggaggaggcggtccatttggcggtggtggcggccCGTTTGGTGGCGGCTTTGGAG GCCCTCAGTTCGTCTTCAACTTTGGCGGCGGCCCAGGCATTCGAGTACACCAGTTCGGCGGCGGTGTGCCCCGAGCAAGACCGCGAGAAGCTCAGGGCCGACAACCTGAACGAGAACCATTTGGTCTTCAGACTCTGCTTGGCCTACTACCCATTCTCTTGTTCTTCATCCTACcactcatctcatccatcttctccggCGGCTCCTCATCTACACCCGCCATCCCACCCATGGTCTATGACAAACCACAGGACCCTTACACTGTGGGCCGGACAACACCAAATCTCAAAATCAAATACTTTGTCGCACACTCTGATGTAGCCTCGTATAGCGGGTCAAAGTTGAATCAGCTCGATCGTACAGTCGAAATCAATCGTGTGCGAGACCTACGGAATAAGTGCGAGAGCGAGGCTTTGTACAAGAGGCAACTCAGAGAGAACGCTATGGGATGGTTCTACCAGGATCCGGAGAAGATGGCCGTTGCTGATGCGTATAAGATGCCATCATGCGAGAGGCTAGAGAAGATGGGCGTGAGTCGATAA
- the RSM19 gene encoding mitochondrial 37S ribosomal protein uS19m (EggNog:ENOG41), producing the protein MQPTRVLLKRSVWKGPNLVPLSIVWPKGPNDKVPPVRTQARSATILPNFVGLKFEIHNGKDYLQVTITEDMVGHKLGEFAPTRKPNIWDRK; encoded by the exons ATGCAGCCCACAAGAGTGCTATTAAAGCGCTCCGTTTGGAAGG GCCCAAACCTTGTGCC TCTTTCCATTGTCTGGCCCAAGGGACCAAACGACAAAGTCCCTCCCGTCCGAACACAAGCCCGCTCGGCGACCATCCTGCCCAACTTCGTGGGCCTGAAGTTTGAGATTCACAATGGCAAGGACTATCTACAGGTCACAATAACGGAAGACATGGTGGGGCACAAGCTGGGTGAATTTGCGCC GACGCGGAAACCGAATATTTGGGATAGGAAATAG